The Methylomonas montana DNA window CCTGAACATCACTAAGCTGGAATTCCAGCCGGGAAAACACGTGGCGCTGCTGGGGGGCAATGGCGCCGGCAAATCCACTTTACTGCGCCTGCTTTCCGGACTGATCACTCCCTCCGAAGGTCGCATCCTGCTCGAAGATCTTAGCATCGGTCAGATCGATCCGGCTGACTTGCGACAGGCCATTGGTTATCTACCCCAGGATACCGCGCTGTTCTACGGCACACTGAGGGATAACCTGATTCCGGACAACGCCGGCCAGAACGATGACGAACTGTTTGCCGCCCTGGATGGCGTTGGCTTGGGCGCTTTTGTCCGTGCTCATCCTTTGGGTTTGGATATGCTGCTTGAAGGCAATAACAGTGTATCCGGCGGACAACGGCAGGCCATAGCCCTTGCTCGTCTGCTGTTACAGGATCCTCGCATCGTCCTGCTGGACGAACCCACGGCGGCGTTTGATAACGAAAATGAGGCGCGGGTCGTCGAGTATCTGCAACATTGGCTAAAGGGCCGTACGCTGATATTGTCCACCCATAAGCGGGCCTTATTGGCGCTGACTGAGCGTGCCGTGGTTCTTCGTCAGGGGCGTGTCGTCATGGACGGCCCATTGAGCCATGTCGTCAACGGCAATCAGGTCAAAATTCCGGAGGGCAACCTATGAATGCAGGCAAGCCCACTGAATACGCGCTGTTGCGTTCGCTTGGCGACCCGCAACTGGCAATGGAACACCCGGTCGCGAAACCCTTACTCTGGACCAGTCTGCTAAGCATCGCCTGCTTTGTCGGTTGGGCGAATTGGGCTGAACTCGATGAGGTGACGCGCGGCGATGGCCGGGTTGTACCTTTCAGCCGCATCCAGAAGATACAGAGCCTTGAGGGTGGGATTCTCGAGCAATTGATGGTGAAGGAAGGCGATCTGGTAGAGACGGGACAACTGCTCGTCAAGCTGGACAATACTCGCTTCAATTCTGCCTTTCTGGAGAGCAAAAGTCATGCGGAAGCCTTGACGGCCGCTATTGCCCGACTGGAAGCCGAGACGCTGAACAAGGACAAGATCACGTTTCCTGACAGCGTGCCAGCCAAGAGCCATTTTGCCGCTACCGAAACAGCTTTATTCAAGGCACGGCGCGCAAAGCATCATGAAGCCGTCCATTCGCTGAATTCCGAACTGGATTTGGTGCGTAAACAATTACAAGTGATCGAACCACTGGTAGCCTCCCGCGCCGCCAGTGAAATGGAAGCCTTGCGTTTGCGTAAGGAAATTGCGTCACTCAGCGGTAAGTTATCGGAAGTCAATAATGCCTATTTCCAAGAAACTTATACCGAACTTGCCAGTAAAAGGGCCGAATTCAGCGAGCTTGAACAAAACCTGTTGCAGCGCAAAGATCAGTTGAGCCGTACCCAAGTGCTGTCGCCGGTCAAAGGCCGGGTCAACGACATCCTGATTACCACTCGGGGGGGAGTCATTCAGCCTGGCGAGCCGATCATGGAGGTCACGCCGATCGATGAACAACTATTGGTCGAAGCCAAGGTGAAGCCGCGTGATGTGGCCTTCCTGGTGCCGGGTATGCCGGCACAAGTCAAAATTACCGCGTATGACTACACGGTGTATGGTGATTTGTCGGGTACTCTGGAGCAAATCAGCCCCGATACCATCGAAGAGGAAAGCATACGCGGCAAGGAATCCTTCTATAAGATATTGATTCGAACCAGCACCAGCTATCTGAAAAAGGGTGACGAGATTCTACCCATCAAGCCGGGTATGATCGCCGAAGTGGATATTCAAAGCGGCAAACGCACCGTGCTTAACTATCTGCTCAGGCCATTGCTGAAGGCGAGATTATACTGATGGGGCACACCACGTAGGCGATCGTAAACGGAAAACCTGCACGCTACGTTGAAAAGTCTGGCGGTGTTCATGCCTCTCATTCGAGACGAATTGGCCTAAACGATTTATGGCGCCAAGCTTTCGGTCATTACTTGGCCGCTGCGGCGCCATTAAAAATAATCCCGAAAAGCATCAATACGGCAGGCAAGAATACGTGGCTTAATAAAGGAACGCCGATACTCGGTAGATGAATCCTCGGGCAAGCAAGGCGGTTTTTTCAGAAACCGTAGCGGCGGGGCCGACCTGATCGACGGACAGCATTTGGTGTTGTTTTCCTGCTTGTTGAGTTTCGAGGCGCAATAAAGGCTTTTAAAAGTCGTAATCGACGATCAGCGGCGCATGATCGCTGAAACGTTGTTCTTTATAAATGTTGGTCGATATGGCCGTGGCGGCGATGCCGGGCGTGGCGATTTGATAATCGATGCGCCAACCGACATTCTTGGCCCAGGCTTGGCCACGATTGCTCCACCAGGTGTAGCATTCGTCGGTAGTATCCGGATGCAAATGGCGATAGGCATCCACCCAGCCCAGTTCATCGAGCACTTGGGTCATCCAGGCTCGCTCCGCCGGTAAAAAGCCGGAATTCCTCTGGTTACCGCGCCAGTTTTTCAGGTCGGCTTGCCGATGGGCGATATTCCAGTCGCCACAGATCACCACTTCGCGGCCGCTGGCTTTCAGCTCGGCCAAATGCGGATAGAAGCGATCCATCACGCTGTATTTGACATTTTGCCGCTCCTCGCTGCTGGAACCGGATGGTAGATACAGGGAGATCACCGATAGATTGCCCAATTGTACTTCCAGGTAACGGCCTTCGGCATCGACGTCGGCATGGCCCAAGCCTTCGAGCACCGCATCGGCGGGTTTTTTACTGTAAATGCCGACGCCGCTATAACCTTTTTTTTCCGCATAATGAAAATAACCGAACAAGCCGGCGGCTTGCAGCATGCCCGGTGTCATGTCGGCGGCTTGGGCTTTTAATTCTTGCAGGCAGACGAAGTCGGCGTTCTGGGTTTGCAGCCATTCGTAAAAGCCTTTGCTGGATGCGGAGCGGATGCCGTTGAGGTTGGCGGAGATGATACGAAGCATGAGTGTCGGTTTGGGCTGGTGAGCAATAAAAGGGTTACGGTTGAATGAACTGATGATGCGCCGCTCCTGAAGTCGGATATCGGCGTGCTGGGTATTTCAGACAGGTTTTCCATGGTTGGGATGGTTTGGCTGATAGTCTAGATGCCAGACGATTTTTTGCCGCTGGGGCAATACCCTGTTTACAATGCGGAATAATTCTTACCCATCTGTCGTCTTATGTTCAAACGAAAATGTCTTGTCATCAACTGATTTATCAAAGTCGGCCAGCTGTCCCGGTCACCAGACAGGTGCTGTTGGATATCTTGAATACCTCACAACTTCAAAATTACAAACTCAGAATTTCAGGCTTGCTGGTTTTTCATAACGGCGCGTTCATACAGCTTTTGGAGGGCGGCGAAAAAGAAGTGCACGACTTATATGCCAAAATTCAACTCGACCCACGTCACGCCGATTTGCGGCTCTTGCTGGATGCCCCTGCGCCGGATCGACTGATGCCGACTTGGGTAATGGGGTTTAGCATGAGCGGCAATGTCGATAGCGCTATCAGCGATCAAGACTTTCACATCCCGCTCACTGACATCAAGGAGCTTTGTCAGAACATGGAAAACATGGTTGGCCAGGTATTTCGGAAGTTCCTACACGTCTAAACCGCTAAG harbors:
- a CDS encoding exodeoxyribonuclease III; this encodes MLRIISANLNGIRSASSKGFYEWLQTQNADFVCLQELKAQAADMTPGMLQAAGLFGYFHYAEKKGYSGVGIYSKKPADAVLEGLGHADVDAEGRYLEVQLGNLSVISLYLPSGSSSEERQNVKYSVMDRFYPHLAELKASGREVVICGDWNIAHRQADLKNWRGNQRNSGFLPAERAWMTQVLDELGWVDAYRHLHPDTTDECYTWWSNRGQAWAKNVGWRIDYQIATPGIAATAISTNIYKEQRFSDHAPLIVDYDF
- a CDS encoding HlyD family efflux transporter periplasmic adaptor subunit — encoded protein: MNAGKPTEYALLRSLGDPQLAMEHPVAKPLLWTSLLSIACFVGWANWAELDEVTRGDGRVVPFSRIQKIQSLEGGILEQLMVKEGDLVETGQLLVKLDNTRFNSAFLESKSHAEALTAAIARLEAETLNKDKITFPDSVPAKSHFAATETALFKARRAKHHEAVHSLNSELDLVRKQLQVIEPLVASRAASEMEALRLRKEIASLSGKLSEVNNAYFQETYTELASKRAEFSELEQNLLQRKDQLSRTQVLSPVKGRVNDILITTRGGVIQPGEPIMEVTPIDEQLLVEAKVKPRDVAFLVPGMPAQVKITAYDYTVYGDLSGTLEQISPDTIEEESIRGKESFYKILIRTSTSYLKKGDEILPIKPGMIAEVDIQSGKRTVLNYLLRPLLKARLY
- a CDS encoding BLUF domain-containing protein, producing MSCHQLIYQSRPAVPVTRQVLLDILNTSQLQNYKLRISGLLVFHNGAFIQLLEGGEKEVHDLYAKIQLDPRHADLRLLLDAPAPDRLMPTWVMGFSMSGNVDSAISDQDFHIPLTDIKELCQNMENMVGQVFRKFLHV